In Candidatus Kryptonium sp., the following are encoded in one genomic region:
- a CDS encoding L-threonylcarbamoyladenylate synthase: MRVKATEENIKLAGKIIKEGGLVAFPTETVYGLGANALNPYAVAKIFEVKKRPAFDPLIVHISKIEWLENLTTKVDERAKKLIEKFWPGPLTLVLPKSDIVPDIVTAGLPSVAIRMPSHPVALALIENAQTPISAPSANPFGYISPTTAEHVEKMLGDKVDLILDGGKTPIGVESTVLSLIDDEPKILRPGGLPIEEIEKVIGKVIIQTRAEKILSPGQLKKHYSPRTPVKIFKSFDEIKESSENLGLLLFKKTDLKIKAKHIEILSESGDLVEAAANLFSALHRLDDSNVDVIYAQEVPEVGLGLAIMDRLRKASAKE, from the coding sequence ATGAGAGTTAAAGCAACTGAAGAAAACATAAAACTTGCTGGGAAAATCATAAAAGAAGGTGGATTAGTTGCATTTCCAACTGAAACAGTTTACGGGCTTGGTGCAAACGCTTTGAATCCATATGCGGTTGCAAAAATTTTTGAAGTCAAAAAACGGCCAGCCTTTGATCCACTTATTGTTCACATCTCTAAAATTGAGTGGCTTGAAAATCTCACAACAAAAGTAGATGAAAGAGCCAAAAAACTTATAGAAAAGTTTTGGCCAGGTCCTTTGACTTTGGTTTTGCCGAAGTCAGACATCGTTCCCGACATCGTCACCGCTGGTCTTCCAAGCGTTGCTATTAGAATGCCTTCTCATCCCGTTGCGCTTGCGCTAATTGAAAACGCTCAAACCCCGATCTCTGCACCAAGTGCAAATCCATTTGGTTATATCAGCCCAACAACCGCTGAACATGTTGAAAAAATGCTTGGCGATAAAGTTGACTTAATTCTTGACGGAGGGAAAACTCCAATAGGTGTTGAATCAACTGTTTTATCGTTAATTGACGACGAGCCAAAAATTCTTCGCCCAGGTGGACTTCCAATAGAAGAAATAGAAAAAGTCATAGGTAAAGTTATAATTCAAACAAGAGCCGAAAAAATACTTTCGCCTGGGCAACTTAAAAAACACTATTCACCAAGAACCCCTGTTAAAATCTTTAAATCATTTGATGAGATAAAGGAATCCTCCGAAAACCTTGGTCTTCTACTTTTCAAGAAAACTGACTTAAAAATTAAAGCGAAACATATTGAGATATTGTCTGAAAGCGGTGATTTAGTTGAAGCTGCTGCCAACTTGTTTTCGGCGCTCCATCGGCTTGATGATTCAAATGTTGATGTGATTTATGCACAAGAAGTTCCAGAAGTCGGACTTGGTCTTGCAATAATGGACAGATTAAGAAAAGCATCCGCTAAAGAATAA
- a CDS encoding bifunctional 3,4-dihydroxy-2-butanone-4-phosphate synthase/GTP cyclohydrolase II — protein MPGEKFNTIEEAIEDIRNGKIVIVVDDEDRENEGDFIVAAEKATPEVVNFMAKYGRGLICVAITEQRARELEFEPMVEFNTSRHNTAFLVSVDYKKGTTTGISAFDRAKTIQAIVDPNSKPGDFARPGHIFPLQAVEGGVLRRAGHTEAAVDLARLAGLYPAGVLCEIMNDDGTMARVPDLFKVAKKFGLKIITIKDLISYRLKSEKLVRKITTTKLPTKYGFFELHLYESLTDGKVHVALVKGKVDDGEPVLVRVHSECLTGDVFGSFRCDCGDQLHSAMRMIEREGRGVLLYMRQEGRGIGLVNKIKAYRLQDEGKDTVEANEMLGFKPDLRDYGIGAQILVDLGVRKMRLLTNNPKKIVGLAGYGLEIVERVPIEIQPNEININYLRTKRDKLGHLVLMDEKNKSEGK, from the coding sequence GTGATAGTTGTTGACGATGAAGATAGGGAAAACGAAGGCGATTTTATAGTTGCTGCAGAAAAGGCGACACCTGAAGTGGTTAATTTTATGGCAAAATATGGGCGTGGTTTGATTTGTGTTGCTATAACTGAACAGAGAGCACGCGAGCTTGAATTTGAACCGATGGTTGAATTTAACACATCAAGACATAACACAGCTTTTCTCGTAAGCGTTGATTACAAAAAAGGAACAACGACAGGAATCTCTGCCTTTGACAGGGCGAAAACAATTCAAGCGATAGTTGATCCAAATTCAAAGCCTGGGGATTTCGCAAGGCCTGGACATATCTTCCCACTTCAAGCGGTGGAAGGCGGAGTTTTGAGAAGGGCAGGACATACAGAAGCGGCAGTTGATCTTGCGCGACTTGCTGGATTATATCCGGCAGGTGTATTATGTGAGATCATGAACGACGATGGGACAATGGCAAGAGTCCCAGACCTTTTCAAGGTTGCGAAAAAATTTGGATTGAAAATTATAACAATAAAAGATTTAATAAGTTATCGCCTCAAAAGTGAAAAACTGGTTAGAAAAATTACCACAACGAAGCTTCCTACGAAATATGGCTTCTTTGAACTTCATCTCTATGAAAGTTTGACCGATGGAAAAGTCCATGTTGCCCTTGTTAAAGGGAAAGTTGATGATGGTGAACCAGTGCTTGTCCGTGTTCATTCTGAGTGTTTAACTGGCGATGTTTTTGGCTCATTTAGATGTGATTGCGGAGATCAACTTCATTCCGCAATGAGGATGATAGAACGCGAGGGAAGAGGAGTTTTGCTTTATATGAGACAAGAAGGTAGAGGAATTGGACTTGTTAATAAAATCAAAGCTTATAGATTACAGGACGAAGGTAAGGACACAGTTGAAGCAAATGAAATGCTTGGGTTTAAACCTGATTTAAGAGATTATGGAATCGGTGCCCAAATACTTGTTGATCTCGGCGTCAGAAAAATGAGACTTCTTACAAATAATCCCAAAAAAATAGTTGGGCTTGCCGGATACGGGCTTGAAATCGTTGAGAGAGTTCCAATAGAAATCCAACCAAATGAAATTAACATTAACTATCTTAGAACAAAACGAGATAAGCTTGGACATTTAGTGTTAATGGATGAGAAAAATAAAAGTGAAGGCAAATGA
- the greA gene encoding transcription elongation factor GreA has translation MGDRNDVIYLSREKYEELKKELSELKTKGRAEVARKIAEARSHGDLSENSEYETAKQEQEMLELKIQKLEETLAKAKVIDTKNLPNDKVYLYSKVKVLNLNTNQIIEYTIVSSQEANSAEKKVSVQSPIGKGLLGRQVGDVVEVKVPAGIVKYKILEINR, from the coding sequence ATGGGCGACAGAAATGATGTAATCTATCTATCAAGGGAAAAGTACGAGGAACTTAAAAAAGAATTATCTGAGCTAAAAACAAAGGGCAGGGCAGAAGTAGCAAGGAAAATTGCTGAAGCAAGATCGCACGGCGATCTTTCTGAAAACTCGGAATATGAAACGGCGAAGCAAGAACAAGAAATGCTCGAGCTGAAAATTCAGAAACTTGAAGAAACACTTGCCAAAGCAAAAGTTATAGATACGAAAAATCTACCGAACGATAAGGTCTATCTATACTCAAAAGTTAAAGTTCTTAATCTCAATACAAATCAAATCATTGAATACACGATCGTTTCATCGCAGGAGGCAAACTCGGCAGAGAAAAAAGTTTCTGTTCAATCGCCGATCGGAAAAGGATTGCTTGGAAGACAGGTTGGAGATGTGGTTGAGGTAAAAGTTCCAGCTGGAATTGTGAAATATAAAATACTTGAGATAAACAGATAA
- the dnaK gene encoding molecular chaperone DnaK produces MPKIVGIDLGTTNSVVAVKMGNDVVVIPTSEGPRTLPSVVAFTKTGERLVGHPAKRQAITNPENTIYSIKRFMGRFYDEVIEEARRVPYKVVRGPNNTARVQIGDRVYSPPEISAMILQKLKQDAEAYLGEKITDAVITVPAYFNDAQRQATKEAGEIAGLNVRRIINEPTAAALAFGLDKKGKQMKIAVFDLGGGTFDISILEIGEGVFEVKGTSGDTHLGGDDFDQRIIDWIAEEFLKQEGVDLRKDPIALQRLKEAAERAKIELSSRLETEINLPFITATNTGPKHLQMTLTRAKFEALIDDLLQKLIPPCEEALRRAKLTVNDIDEVILVGGSTRIPKVQQIVRDFFKKEPNKSVNPDEAVAIGAAIQAAVLAGEEKDILLLDVTPLSLGVETLGGVMTVLIPANTTIPTRKTEIFTTAADNQTSVEIHVLQGERPMAKDNRSLGRFILDGIPPAPRGVPQIEVTFDIDANGILHVTARDKATGREQSIRITASSGLSKEEIERMKREAQEHAEEDRRKREEAELRNQADNLVYTTRKQLREIGDKLPSDLKSKIEMKANKLEDLIKTNAPIADIRAGMDDLTRAWNEASSYLYQHATSGTSYGSGYTGGTSQESEAKKDVKDADYEIVDDKDKKEKN; encoded by the coding sequence ATGCCAAAAATTGTTGGGATTGATCTTGGAACCACAAACTCTGTCGTTGCAGTAAAAATGGGAAATGATGTCGTTGTTATACCAACATCTGAAGGTCCAAGGACGCTTCCATCTGTTGTTGCGTTTACTAAAACGGGTGAGCGGCTCGTTGGACATCCTGCGAAAAGACAGGCGATCACAAATCCGGAGAATACGATATATTCAATAAAAAGATTTATGGGAAGATTCTATGATGAGGTGATTGAGGAAGCAAGGCGAGTTCCGTATAAAGTTGTTCGTGGTCCGAATAACACAGCGAGAGTTCAAATTGGAGACAGGGTTTATTCACCACCGGAGATTTCAGCGATGATTTTGCAAAAATTAAAACAGGATGCAGAAGCTTATTTGGGTGAAAAGATAACGGATGCGGTTATAACTGTCCCAGCATACTTCAATGACGCACAGCGTCAAGCAACTAAAGAAGCAGGTGAAATTGCGGGATTGAATGTCAGAAGAATAATCAACGAGCCAACCGCAGCAGCTCTTGCTTTTGGGCTTGACAAGAAAGGTAAGCAAATGAAAATCGCAGTTTTTGACCTTGGTGGTGGAACTTTTGATATCTCAATTCTTGAAATTGGTGAAGGTGTCTTTGAAGTCAAAGGGACGAGCGGCGATACACATCTCGGTGGAGATGATTTTGATCAAAGGATAATTGATTGGATAGCGGAGGAGTTTTTGAAGCAAGAGGGAGTTGACCTTCGCAAAGATCCGATTGCTTTGCAAAGATTGAAAGAAGCTGCAGAAAGAGCTAAAATTGAGCTTTCAAGCCGACTTGAAACAGAGATAAATCTTCCATTTATCACAGCGACCAACACTGGACCTAAACATTTGCAAATGACTTTGACAAGGGCAAAGTTTGAAGCATTAATAGATGATCTTTTGCAGAAGCTTATTCCACCTTGCGAAGAAGCTTTGAGAAGAGCGAAGTTAACGGTTAACGATATTGATGAGGTTATTCTCGTCGGTGGTTCAACAAGAATTCCAAAAGTCCAGCAAATCGTTCGTGATTTCTTCAAGAAAGAACCGAACAAGAGCGTCAATCCAGATGAAGCAGTTGCAATTGGTGCTGCGATTCAAGCTGCTGTCCTTGCTGGCGAAGAAAAAGATATTCTATTACTTGATGTCACACCACTTTCGCTCGGTGTTGAAACGCTTGGTGGAGTGATGACTGTTTTAATCCCTGCAAATACAACGATTCCGACAAGAAAGACCGAGATATTCACAACAGCAGCTGATAATCAAACTTCAGTTGAGATCCATGTTTTGCAAGGTGAAAGACCGATGGCAAAGGATAATAGATCGCTCGGTAGATTTATACTTGATGGAATACCACCGGCTCCGAGAGGAGTGCCACAAATTGAAGTTACATTTGATATAGATGCAAATGGAATTTTACATGTCACCGCAAGAGATAAAGCAACAGGTAGGGAACAAAGCATAAGAATAACAGCGTCAAGCGGATTAAGCAAAGAAGAGATAGAACGAATGAAGCGAGAGGCTCAAGAACACGCTGAGGAAGACAGAAGAAAACGTGAAGAAGCGGAACTTAGAAATCAAGCTGACAACCTCGTTTATACAACACGCAAGCAATTGCGTGAAATAGGTGATAAATTACCATCCGACTTGAAGAGTAAAATTGAAATGAAGGCAAATAAACTTGAAGATTTGATCAAAACGAACGCACCTATCGCTGACATAAGAGCTGGTATGGATGATTTAACTCGTGCTTGGAACGAAGCTTCAAGTTATCTATATCAACATGCAACTTCTGGAACTAGCTACGGAAGTGGTTATACAGGAGGTACTTCTCAAGAGTCGGAAGCGAAGAAAGATGTTAAAGACGCTGACTATGAAATAGTTGACGATAAAGATAAGAAAGAGAAGAATTAA
- the clpB gene encoding ATP-dependent chaperone ClpB gives MNWNKFTIKSQDAIQKAMQIASEKSHQVIEPEHLLLALIEDETGLVNSIIKKIGGNIQYIKNKLNQSISRFPQVQGAGLGNQYISQSLMKVFDDALREANQLKDEYISVEHLLIALAENKNNDAGKILAEQGITKDAILKVMREIRGSQRVTDQNPEDKYQALQKYGRDLTELARLGKLDPVIGRDEEIRRVMQVLSRRTKNNPVLIGEPGVGKTAIVEGIAHRIVQGDVPEPLKNKRIFALDIGALIAGTKYRGEFEDRLKAVLREIQESNGEIILFIDELHTIVGAGAAEGAVDAANMLKPALARGELHAIGATTIDEYRKHIEKDPALERRFQPILVEEPSVEDTISILRGLKEKYEVHHGVRITDAAIVAAAQLSHRYITDRYLPDKAIDLIDEAASKLRIEIDSMPEELDEIERKIKQLEIEREAVRRELASNYATDIDKKATQRKLEDIEQELASLREERDRLRAHWQTEKELIKSIREMKEQIEKAKIEADKAMREGDYAKVAELRYGVIHSLEMKLKETTQKLAEVQKDLRMLKEEVDAEDIAEIVSKWTGIPVQRMLESERTKLLHMEERLHERIVDQEEAVRAVSNAIRRARAGLQDERRPIGSFLFIGSTGVGKTELAKALAELLFNDENAMIRIDMSEYMERFSVSRLIGAPPGYVGYEEGGQLTEAVRRKPYSVVLLDEIEKAHPEVFNILLQVLEDGRLTDSKGHVVNFKNTIIIMTSNIGSHIIQEKMAKMTDENRDKIMEELRNDLMQILRQTIRPEFLNRIDEIIFFKPLTKNDILKIVDLQIKQVNKRLEKNNMKIELTDKAKIWLADIGYDPTYGARPLRRVIQKHILDPLAEKILAGEFMNGDTVVIDIDFYGKPVFNKKVEVEVV, from the coding sequence ATGAATTGGAATAAATTCACGATAAAATCGCAAGATGCAATTCAAAAGGCGATGCAAATTGCATCCGAGAAAAGTCATCAGGTGATTGAACCTGAGCATCTACTGCTTGCATTGATTGAAGATGAAACTGGTCTTGTTAATTCAATTATAAAGAAAATCGGCGGAAACATTCAATACATCAAAAATAAACTAAATCAATCAATAAGCCGATTTCCTCAAGTTCAAGGAGCTGGGCTTGGGAATCAGTATATATCTCAAAGTTTGATGAAAGTTTTTGATGATGCGTTAAGAGAGGCAAATCAGTTAAAAGATGAATATATAAGTGTTGAACATCTTTTGATAGCTCTTGCCGAAAACAAAAACAACGACGCTGGAAAAATCCTTGCTGAACAAGGTATAACCAAAGATGCAATTCTTAAGGTAATGAGAGAAATTCGTGGCTCGCAAAGAGTTACAGATCAGAATCCGGAAGATAAATATCAAGCATTACAAAAATATGGAAGAGATTTAACTGAATTAGCACGGCTTGGTAAGCTTGATCCTGTGATTGGCCGAGATGAGGAAATCCGTCGTGTTATGCAGGTCTTGTCAAGAAGGACGAAAAATAATCCTGTGTTAATCGGTGAACCGGGCGTTGGTAAGACAGCAATTGTTGAGGGAATTGCACATAGAATTGTCCAAGGTGATGTACCTGAACCGTTGAAAAACAAAAGAATTTTCGCACTTGACATCGGTGCGTTGATCGCAGGGACAAAATATCGTGGAGAGTTTGAGGATAGGTTAAAAGCTGTTTTACGTGAAATTCAAGAATCAAACGGTGAAATTATTCTTTTCATTGACGAGCTACACACAATTGTTGGAGCTGGCGCAGCTGAGGGCGCAGTTGACGCAGCAAATATGTTGAAACCGGCGCTTGCCCGTGGAGAATTGCATGCAATTGGTGCAACTACGATTGATGAGTATAGAAAACATATTGAAAAAGACCCAGCGCTTGAGAGAAGATTTCAACCGATTCTCGTTGAAGAACCATCGGTTGAAGATACGATTTCAATTTTAAGAGGTTTGAAAGAAAAGTATGAAGTGCATCATGGCGTTAGAATCACGGATGCAGCGATCGTCGCAGCTGCGCAATTGAGCCATAGATACATAACCGATAGATATTTACCTGACAAAGCGATTGATTTGATAGATGAAGCAGCGTCAAAGTTAAGAATAGAAATTGATTCAATGCCCGAAGAACTTGATGAAATTGAAAGAAAAATTAAGCAACTTGAAATAGAGCGAGAAGCAGTAAGGCGAGAGCTTGCTTCAAATTACGCAACTGATATTGACAAAAAAGCAACACAGAGAAAGCTTGAAGATATTGAGCAAGAACTTGCATCTTTGCGTGAGGAAAGAGATCGCCTCAGAGCCCATTGGCAAACTGAAAAGGAACTTATAAAATCAATTCGTGAGATGAAAGAACAAATTGAAAAAGCCAAAATTGAAGCTGACAAAGCAATGAGAGAAGGTGATTATGCTAAAGTTGCAGAGTTAAGATATGGTGTAATTCATTCGCTTGAAATGAAACTCAAAGAGACAACTCAAAAATTAGCTGAAGTCCAAAAGGATTTAAGAATGTTGAAAGAAGAAGTTGATGCAGAAGACATCGCTGAGATAGTTTCAAAATGGACAGGAATACCTGTTCAGCGAATGCTTGAAAGCGAAAGAACTAAACTACTTCATATGGAGGAAAGATTGCATGAAAGAATTGTTGATCAAGAGGAGGCAGTAAGAGCCGTAAGCAACGCAATTCGCAGAGCAAGAGCTGGACTTCAAGACGAAAGAAGACCAATTGGTTCTTTCTTGTTCATAGGTAGCACGGGCGTTGGGAAAACAGAGCTTGCGAAAGCGCTCGCTGAACTTTTGTTTAACGATGAAAATGCGATGATAAGAATTGACATGTCTGAGTATATGGAAAGATTTTCCGTTTCAAGGTTAATTGGTGCACCGCCTGGTTATGTCGGATATGAGGAAGGTGGTCAATTAACAGAAGCAGTTAGAAGAAAACCTTATTCGGTCGTTTTACTTGACGAAATTGAAAAAGCGCATCCAGAAGTATTTAATATATTGCTTCAGGTCCTTGAGGATGGAAGATTAACCGATAGCAAAGGTCATGTCGTTAACTTCAAAAACACGATCATAATTATGACTTCAAACATCGGCTCGCATATAATCCAGGAGAAGATGGCGAAGATGACTGATGAAAACAGGGACAAAATTATGGAGGAATTAAGAAACGATTTGATGCAAATTTTAAGACAAACAATAAGACCCGAATTTCTGAATAGAATTGACGAGATAATTTTCTTCAAACCGTTGACTAAAAATGACATACTGAAGATAGTTGATTTACAGATCAAGCAAGTTAACAAGCGACTTGAAAAGAATAACATGAAGATTGAACTCACAGATAAAGCAAAGATATGGCTTGCTGATATTGGATACGATCCGACCTATGGTGCGAGACCTTTGAGAAGAGTTATACAAAAGCATATACTTGATCCGCTTGCGGAAAAAATCCTTGCGGGTGAATTCATGAACGGAGATACAGTTGTTATAGACATTGACTTTTACGGAAAACCCGTTTTCAACAAGAAGGTTGAAGTTGAGGTCGTATAA
- a CDS encoding TldD/PmbA family protein, protein MKLAYPEILDVGQIKKVLDRAIARGGEFAEIYFEYRVETTINFSEDKVKSLSYGISPGLGVRVISGSKTGYAYTNDFKFEKILEVAEVASYIANGEASFKIADLENKRSVKPNFSSDKPIYLLDIDQKVEWLKRANDSARSYDARIKQVDINYQESIRYFWIANSEGIFVESEDSLFRIFITSVAIDNGLREMGISYVGGRYGYDYLIEHSPEKAGIESASQAVSKLNAKPAPAGNFPVVIKSGWGGVLVHEAVGHGLEGDFNRKGISVYSGKIGQKVCSELVTIIDDGTVPNSRGSLAIDDEGTPMQKTVLIENGILKGYMLDKLNAKLMNLESTGNGRRESYRHYPLPRMRNTYIDAGKDDPNDLIKSVKFGIYAKSLGGGQVDIVSGNFVFEINEGYLIENGEITYQIRGANLIGNGPDIMKKVIGVGNDLEIEKRTGTCGKDGQYVPVGVGQPTILVSEITVGGTQV, encoded by the coding sequence ATGAAACTTGCATATCCCGAAATACTTGATGTTGGACAGATAAAAAAAGTTTTAGACCGGGCGATTGCAAGAGGCGGGGAATTCGCAGAAATCTATTTTGAATATAGAGTTGAAACGACGATAAATTTTTCAGAAGATAAAGTGAAAAGTTTAAGTTATGGGATCTCACCTGGGCTCGGTGTAAGAGTTATCTCAGGTTCAAAGACTGGCTACGCATATACAAATGATTTTAAATTTGAAAAAATTTTGGAAGTCGCAGAGGTTGCTTCATACATTGCTAATGGTGAAGCAAGTTTCAAAATCGCTGATCTTGAGAATAAAAGAAGTGTAAAGCCAAATTTTTCATCCGACAAACCAATTTATCTTCTTGATATTGATCAAAAAGTTGAATGGCTTAAGCGGGCAAACGATTCAGCAAGAAGTTATGACGCTCGGATAAAACAAGTTGATATAAATTACCAAGAGAGCATCAGATATTTTTGGATTGCGAATTCGGAAGGAATTTTCGTTGAAAGTGAAGATTCTTTGTTTAGAATTTTTATAACTTCAGTAGCAATTGATAATGGATTGCGTGAAATGGGCATAAGTTATGTGGGTGGAAGATATGGATATGATTATTTGATTGAACATTCGCCAGAGAAAGCAGGCATTGAATCAGCAAGCCAAGCTGTTTCAAAATTAAATGCAAAGCCAGCACCAGCTGGAAATTTCCCTGTTGTAATTAAATCAGGTTGGGGCGGAGTTCTTGTCCATGAGGCCGTTGGACACGGGCTTGAGGGTGATTTCAATAGAAAAGGGATATCAGTTTATTCCGGAAAAATAGGTCAAAAAGTTTGTTCTGAACTTGTCACAATTATTGACGATGGCACTGTTCCTAACTCAAGAGGTTCACTTGCGATTGATGACGAAGGAACACCTATGCAAAAAACCGTATTAATAGAAAACGGAATTTTAAAGGGATACATGCTTGATAAGTTAAACGCAAAACTTATGAATCTTGAATCAACAGGCAACGGTCGGCGTGAATCATATAGACATTATCCATTGCCGAGAATGCGAAACACTTACATTGATGCCGGAAAAGACGATCCCAATGATCTGATAAAGAGCGTTAAGTTCGGAATATATGCGAAATCTTTAGGCGGAGGTCAAGTTGATATTGTAAGTGGAAATTTCGTGTTTGAAATAAACGAAGGATATTTAATAGAAAATGGTGAAATAACATATCAAATTCGTGGCGCAAATTTAATTGGGAATGGACCTGATATTATGAAGAAGGTTATCGGCGTTGGAAACGATCTTGAAATTGAGAAAAGGACAGGAACATGTGGGAAAGATGGACAATATGTCCCAGTAGGAGTTGGGCAACCAACCATCCTCGTAAGTGAAATAACAGTCGGCGGGACACAGGTTTGA
- a CDS encoding TonB-dependent receptor translates to MILTTSHLFSQQPKMGNLSGTVLDEETKQPIFGVNVIIENTFLGTATDQRGKFSIKNIPTGKYTVRFSAIGYEIKREKIEILPSQETNLIVELRPTAYTTEPIIVTATRREQILSEIPISTHVVESEMISNRNNLQIDDILRYVPGVNMIQYQVNIRGSSGYSRGTGTRVLLLFDGMPFLTGDAGEIIWEAIPVWQIEKIEIVKGAGSALYGSNAIGGVINVITKETTQKQSFRFRTYLGMYDKPYYPQWRWSPKNRFYYGGFASFNFSVGNLSSLIHIQRSIDEGYKQNQNYHRWNLFTKSKYNFSPYSNLSFVFNYIRQKNETFFYWKNLRNALRPRDEDLGSRVNSERFVTFAQYKRILNDRLFYLARLGFFRNKWNDNLTPQNRSTAGFINSEIQINYQPNDKNYLIFGLDLIYNDVKSSLFGKRNSHSVAIYLQDDIKLSESFSISLGLRNDLYKLDSLKYTGQINPKFSAIYKISNALNFRTSFGSGFRAPAISEAFTSTTAAGVTIKPNPSLKPERAISFEVGSRFIHSLAMIDFSLFWNHYWNLIEPVFDIDGKIIFKNVTEARIQGAEIGINLFPTSFLNFSIGYTYLFPWDLSEDAILKYRPKHIFYANTNLNYKIFHMGFDFRFISKYERIDQLLKLIVPDAEARVPIYVVDARLGFDFRKLKIFANVNNLLQYNYVEIVGNLAPIRNFNLSIEYEI, encoded by the coding sequence TTGATTCTAACAACTTCACATCTTTTCTCACAACAGCCCAAAATGGGTAATTTATCAGGAACAGTGCTTGACGAAGAAACAAAACAACCAATTTTTGGAGTAAATGTTATAATTGAAAACACATTCCTCGGAACAGCTACGGATCAGAGAGGGAAATTTAGTATTAAAAACATTCCAACTGGTAAATACACCGTCAGGTTTTCTGCTATAGGTTATGAAATCAAGAGAGAAAAAATTGAAATTTTACCTTCACAAGAAACGAACTTAATCGTTGAATTAAGACCAACCGCATATACAACAGAACCAATAATTGTAACAGCAACAAGAAGGGAACAAATTTTAAGCGAAATCCCTATAAGCACTCATGTGGTTGAATCTGAGATGATTTCAAATAGAAATAATCTTCAAATTGATGATATACTTCGCTATGTCCCTGGTGTTAATATGATCCAATATCAAGTGAACATTCGCGGTTCAAGTGGATATAGTCGTGGGACTGGAACGAGGGTTTTACTTCTTTTTGATGGTATGCCGTTCTTAACAGGCGATGCAGGAGAAATTATTTGGGAAGCGATCCCAGTTTGGCAAATTGAGAAAATTGAAATAGTAAAGGGAGCTGGCTCAGCTCTTTACGGATCAAATGCGATAGGCGGAGTTATAAATGTTATAACGAAAGAAACGACACAAAAACAATCCTTCAGATTCCGAACATACCTTGGAATGTATGACAAACCATATTATCCTCAATGGAGATGGAGCCCAAAAAATAGATTTTACTACGGTGGCTTTGCATCTTTTAACTTTTCCGTTGGAAACCTCTCCTCCCTTATTCACATACAACGAAGCATTGATGAAGGATATAAACAGAATCAAAATTATCACAGGTGGAACTTATTTACAAAGTCAAAATATAATTTTTCCCCTTACTCAAACTTGAGTTTTGTTTTCAACTACATTCGTCAGAAAAATGAAACTTTCTTTTATTGGAAGAACTTACGAAACGCACTTAGACCAAGAGACGAGGACCTTGGATCAAGGGTAAATTCTGAAAGATTTGTCACATTTGCACAATATAAAAGAATTTTAAACGATCGTCTTTTTTATTTAGCTCGTTTAGGATTTTTCAGAAACAAATGGAACGATAATCTAACACCTCAGAATAGAAGCACAGCAGGCTTCATAAATTCAGAAATACAAATCAATTACCAACCAAACGATAAAAACTATTTGATCTTCGGGCTTGATCTAATTTACAATGATGTTAAATCATCACTCTTTGGAAAAAGAAACTCACATTCAGTTGCTATATATCTTCAAGACGACATTAAACTTTCCGAGAGTTTCTCAATTTCGCTTGGCTTGAGAAATGATTTATATAAACTTGACTCTTTAAAATACACTGGGCAAATAAATCCAAAATTTAGCGCAATTTACAAAATCAGCAACGCATTAAATTTCAGGACATCGTTTGGCTCTGGTTTTAGAGCCCCAGCGATAAGCGAAGCATTCACAAGCACTACAGCAGCTGGAGTTACAATTAAACCAAATCCATCTTTAAAACCAGAAAGAGCAATATCATTTGAAGTTGGGTCAAGATTTATACATTCTTTAGCGATGATTGATTTTTCGCTGTTTTGGAATCACTATTGGAATTTGATAGAACCTGTGTTTGACATTGATGGGAAAATTATTTTTAAAAATGTGACCGAGGCAAGGATTCAAGGAGCGGAAATTGGAATCAATTTATTTCCAACATCTTTTTTGAACTTTTCAATTGGATACACTTATCTATTCCCATGGGATTTAAGCGAGGATGCAATCTTGAAATACAGACCAAAACATATCTTTTATGCAAATACGAATTTGAATTACAAAATTTTCCATATGGGCTTTGATTTCAGGTTCATAAGTAAGTATGAAAGAATAGACCAACTTTTAAAACTTATCGTTCCTGATGCAGAAGCAAGGGTTCCAATATATGTTGTTGATGCAAGGTTAGGCTTTGACTTTAGAAAGCTTAAAATTTTTGCAAATGTGAACAACCTTTTACAATACAACTATGTTGAAATCGTCGGTAATCTTGCACCGATAAGAAATTTCAATTTGTCAATTGAGTATGAAATTTGA